Proteins found in one Hemibagrus wyckioides isolate EC202008001 linkage group LG23, SWU_Hwy_1.0, whole genome shotgun sequence genomic segment:
- the skida1 gene encoding SKI/DACH domain-containing protein 1: protein MGDLEFGFEEMQGVKLGYLVIKGKQMFALSQVFTDLLKNIPRTTVHKRMDHLNVKKHHCDLEELRKLKAINSVAFHAAKCTLISREDVEALYFSCKTERVLKSNKRRTKTKAEEHMRDEEHSPDSRNGFWKKKLWLSFRGVSPTLALRNKAVRPELPSNLPQIYSKSIYQNFQPVTPTACRAFRNYETVQIPGKCVEFNEKRSFFRSGEVVKRKPAVSAISAPSDSELLYKRKRRCERHFGGRKRHYRQVLLVPKCCKPKACLSNGSLSHFHSNRELYLESRHFQESCSSDTECSSANDSDFGSSLSTSSGTSSSTNSGTTDDEEEDSFSGSSEESTDGESSSQSDSSSVSSRVSVQSIRFRRARFTSLNAKAPLVLQPTFHYRSNFQPKHGGVHGSSAALDCEKGRKKTTLDITNWKHRRRESDDWDCGKKLCTVENSFSGLKSVVAPQTVDFSNEPKTTELISGRNKYVSFTSCADGKVFPQQRASGYQATLPLCNQDKDTGVSAAHDSNFSEGANSKKDAKTVSCLKQPSPLKTVKTETEEFTAITNLDTTGDTKPNHVKIKVEDTFDEYEYATQDHGHQCKDKYEENDAGGLCVSADTAETDRGKDGRQTFPPPSKQEPNSTLNTQGDYKNGARVRKSYRTPVCGKKTENIVKTNAKVDRSPRPAGKCVSKRTAQHASSLKTTFNFMANFPCPPSLIIGSDGDLSPAYSLTSFRTNQVPHPSHPVWTWQLGTSVIPPHLNQRFRKTTT from the coding sequence ATGGGAGACTTGGAGTTTGGCTTCGAGGAAATGCAGGGTGTAAAGCTCGGGTATCTGGTCATTAAAGGCAAGCAGATGTTTGCCCTCTCCCAGGTCTTTACCGACCTTTTAAAAAACATCCCGCGGACTACCGTGCACAAACGGATGGATCACCTGAACGTGAAAAAGCATCACTGTGATCTGGAGGAGCTGCGAAAGCTCAAAGCAATAAACTCGGTGGCTTTCCATGCAGCCAAATGCACTCTGATCTCCAGAGAGGACGTGGAGGCTCTCTATTTCTCCTGCAAAACCGAGCGCGTGCTGAAATCTAACAAAAGAAGAACGAAGACAAAAGCAGAGGAACATATGCGAGATGAAGAACATTCCCCCGACAGCAGGAACGGCTTTTGGAAAAAGAAACTTTGGCTGAGTTTTCGCGGAGTGTCGCCGACTCTGGCTCTTCGAAACAAAGCTGTCAGACCGGAGCTCCCGTCTAATCTACCTCAAATTTACAGCAAATCCATTTACCAGAACTTTCAACCCGTAACACCGACTGCATGTAGAGCCTTCAGAAACTATGAAACTGTGCAAATACCTGGAAAATGTGTGGAGTTTAATGAGAAACGCTCGTTTTTTCGAAGCGGCGAGGTGGTGAAGCGAAAGCCGGCTGTGTCCGCCATTTCGGCTCCGTCCGACTCGGAGCTGCTTTACAAAAGGAAAAGGAGGTGCGAGAGACACTTCGGGGGCAGAAAACGACATTACCGGCAGGTCTTGCTCGTTCCTAAGTGCTGCAAACCAAAAGCATGCCTATCTAACGGATCTTTGAGCCATTTTCACTCGAATCGTGAGCTCTATTTGGAGTCCCGGCATTTTCAGGAGAGCTGCAGTAGCGACACCGAGTGTAGCTCCGCCAACGACTCGGACTTTGGCTCAAGTTTGTCCACCAGCAGTGGCACAAGTAGCTCCACCAACTCTGGAACCACGGACGACGAGGAGGAAGACTCTTTTTCCGGTTCTTCTGAAGAGAGCACTGATGGAGAAAGCTCGTCTCAGTCCGATTCAAGCTCCGTGTCCAGTCGGGTTTCGGTGCAGAGCATCAGATTCAGGCGCGCGCGCTTCACGAGCCTTAATGCAAAGGCACCTCTGGTTTTGCAGCCTACTTTCCATTACAGGTCTAATTTTCAGCCCAAACATGGAGGTGTGCATGGAAGTTCTGCAGCTTTGGACtgtgagaaagggagaaaaaaaacgacTTTGGACATTACCAACTGGAAGCACAGACGCAGGGAATCTGATGATTGGGACTGTGGGAAAAAATTGTGCACGGTAGAGAATAGTTTCTCAGGCCTGAAAAGCGTCGTGGCTCCTCAAACGGTGGACTTTTCAAACGAGCCAAAGACAACCGAGCTTATAAGTGGTAGAAATAAATATGTAAGTTTTACATCCTGTGCAGATGGAAAGGTGTTTCCCCAACAAAGAGCATCAGGATATCAAGCCACATTGCCACTCTGCAATCAAGACAAAGACACTGGCGTTTCAGCGGCCCATGATAGCAATTTTTCGGAAGGTGCAAATTCCAAAAAAGATGCAAAAACAGTTAGCTGCCTCAAGCAACCATCACCTCTCAAAACAGTAAAGACTGAGACTGAGGAATTCACCGCAATCACAAACTTAGACACTACAGGAGATACGAAACCAAACCACGTGAAAATTAAAGTGGAGGACACTTTTGATGAGTATGAATATGCAACCCAAGATCATGGTCACCAATGCAAAGACAAATACGAAGAAAATGATGCAGGCggtttgtgtgtcagtgctgaTACTGCAGAAACAGATCGTGGTAAAGATGGCAGACAAACATTTCCCCCTCCTTCTAAACAGGAACCAAACAGCACTTTAAACACTCAAGGGGATTACAAAAACGGTGCAAGGGTCAGGAAAAGCTACCGGACTCCAGTTTGTGGAAAAAAGACGGAAAATATAGTAAAGACAAACGCGAAGGTGGACAGGAGTCCTAGACCTGCTGGCAAATGTGTGAGCAAACGAACTGCCCAACATGCATCCTCTTTGAAAACAACTTTTAACTTCATGGCGAATTTTCCATGCCCTCCGTCTCTGATCATCGGTAGCGATGGAGATTTGAGTCCTGCTTACTCTTTAACCTCTTTCAGGACTAACCAGGTGCCTCATCCTTCTCATCCGGTGTGGACATGGCAGCTCGGCACTTCTGTTATACCTCCTCACCTAAACCAGAGATTCAGGAAAACAACCACATAA